The following coding sequences lie in one Stenotrophomonas rhizophila genomic window:
- the yajC gene encoding preprotein translocase subunit YajC — translation MNLIAFLIPAAHAQAAGGSPQGGMGLTTLLFPIILIAIMYFLMIRPQMKRQKEHKAMLEKIKRGDEVLTNGGIAGTVTDIGDNFITLEVADNVRIRVQKGAVGNVLPTGTLKSAN, via the coding sequence ATGAACCTGATCGCTTTCCTGATTCCCGCCGCCCACGCCCAAGCTGCCGGCGGCTCGCCGCAGGGCGGCATGGGTCTGACCACGCTGCTGTTCCCGATCATCCTGATCGCGATCATGTACTTCCTGATGATCCGCCCGCAGATGAAGCGCCAGAAGGAACACAAGGCGATGCTGGAGAAGATCAAGCGCGGCGACGAAGTGCTGACCAACGGCGGCATCGCCGGCACGGTCACCGACATCGGCGACAACTTCATCACCCTGGAAGTGGCTGACAACGTGCGCATCCGCGTGCAGAAGGGCGCCGTGGGCAACGTGCTGCCCACCGGCACGCTGAAGTCGGCCAACTAA